The Acidobacteriota bacterium genomic interval TGTTCTCAAATCTATCCTTCAAAGGACTAATAGGAGTATTCCAATTTATTTTGTCTTGGGATGGGTCATGATTGCTTGGGGGAAGTGAGCAATTAGAGATTCGGTCAATAAACCTTCGGCTTTCTATCAAAATAAAACTACTCTGCCAGTTTGTTTTTTGTTGTTGCTTACTCACAGTACTAAATAGAAGTCGTTTATCTTGGTGTACATTAGTATCTAATGTTGACTTTTTCCAACGACCCTTTTCTAGATCCGTTGTTGCTTCAATAATAAGTTGGGTCGTCTCATTTTCACGACTGGTGCTTATAAGCTCAATAATTGCCCTGATAATTCTGGTTTTACCTACACCATTTTGGCCAGCAATAACAACTCTGTGTGTTAGATTATCTACTTGGAAGCATTGAATTGGTGGATGATTTTTGATGTTGATAGATTTTATTTTCATAACTCCTTCCACAAACTTACTTTTTTAAGTTGCCTAAACTGACGCCAGTACATCCGTCGTTGGGCTGTCATCACGGAACTGCATGGTGTACAGCTTTTGATACAACCCGTTTTGCTCGATCAATTCCTGGTGCGAGCCGGATTCGACAATGCGGCCTTCGTTGAGGACCAGAATCCGATCTGCCCGGCGCACGGTTGAAAGGCGATGCGCAATCACAAACGTGGTGCGGCCTTCCATCAAGGTTTCAAGCGCGTCCTGGACCAGCCCTTCCGACTCGGAATCAAGCGAACTGGTCGCTTCGTCGAGAATTAAAATTCGTGGGTTCTTCAACAGGGCTCTGGCAATTGCGATGCGCTGACGTTGCCCGCCGGAGAGTTTGACGCCGCGTTCGCCAACCACGGTTTCATATCCATCAGGGAAACTCATGATGAAGTCATGAGCATTTGACGCCTGAGCCGCCTGTTCGATTTCTTCGCTGGTCGCTTCAAGTCGGCCATAGGCAATATTTTCACGAATCGTCCCGCTAAAGAGCGTTGTTTCCTGAGGCACAATCCCGATATTGGTGCGCAATTCTTTGAGTTTCCACTGGGTTACCGGGATTCCATCCACCAGAATCGAGCCGGCGTTCACGTCAAAAAATCGGGGCAAGAGCGAAATGACCGTGGTTTTCCCGGCGCCGCTCGGTCCAACCAGCGCGATGATTTCTCCCGAGTTGGCCGTGATATTGAGATTTTGCAGCACGGTCACATCTGGACGGGTCGGGTAGGCAAAGGCGACGTTGCGAAATTCAACCAGTCCTTGCACTGGCGAGACCTGTCTGGCATCCGGGGCATCTTTGATTTCCGGGATGGTTTGGAACAACTCGACCACTCGTTGTGAAGCACCAAGCGTCTGGTTGAATTCTCCGTAGAGTTCGGTGAAGGCGCCAAGCGCCGTTCCCACCACCGAAGTGTATAAAAAGAAAGATGTTATCTGACCCAGCGTCATTTTCCCGGCCACCACCTGCTGCAAACTGAACCAGAGCAACAACACAATCCCGTTAAACAAAATAAAGACAATAAACGCACTAAACCCGCCTCGCGCCAGTGCCCGTCGAAGTGCATGCCCGAGCGATGATTCAATGTGCTTTTTATAGCGTGACACCTCAAACTCTTCGCGGACAAAGGATTGCACGATTCGGATGTTCGCAATCGCTTCGTCGAGGATGGCCGAGGCTTCGGCAACCTGGTCTTGAACTCGGGTGCTGATGCGGCGAATCCCGCGCCCGAAAAATGCCGCCGCGCCAACCAGAAAGGGGATAATCACCAGCAGCGTCATGGTCATCCGAAAATTGGTAATGCACATCAGCGTTACGCCACCAGTAAACACAATCAACTGCCGCAGGGCTTCAGCCAGATTGAGTGTCGTGCCAGATTGAATCAGCGTGATGTCGGATGAAACTCGGGATGTCAATTCGCCAATTCGCTGGTTGCTGTAAAAACTGAGGCTTAATTTCAGCAAATGGTCAAAGAGGTCACGACGCAGGTCCGCCACCAGTCGCTCGCCGATGTAGACCAGAAAGTAAGTCCGACCAAAGCTGAAAAGCGACTGCACCGTCAGCATTCCGACCAGAAACAGGAGCGTGCGGTTGAGTTCACGGGTGTCTTTGAGGGTAAATGCCGAATCGAGCAGGCGACCAACAAAGTAGGGAAACATAAGCGCAATCGTGCCGGCCAGCAGCAGACAGATAAAGGCCATGAAAAAGGTGCCGTAATAGGGCTTTCCATATTTCCCAAAGAGCTGAAGTGCGGCCTTCGTAGCTCCCTGACGATCAACCAGCGGTGTTACTTCTTTTTTCACGTGTAAATCCAGTGTGGTTCAGTGGTTAGGGTTTCAAAGACATAAAGGACATAAAGGACATAAATTCGAAAACCCGGAAGCGCGGAAGCGCGGAACCCGATTATGCTCCAACCAGTCCGTTTTCGATGTGCTCCAGGCTTTGGGAATCAGCCGTGGCGATTGGGGTGTCTGAAAGCGCCGCCGTTCCCATCAACACAAAGGTCACCCATAACATATCGGCGAACAGTAAATGCACCATTTGCAACCAGATCGGTGCCAGGAGCGCCACATTGATCACTCCGGCGACAAATTGAATCATCACCAAACCGATGAGAAGCTGTCCCAGTCGTTTGACAGCTTTGGTTTTGACCAGTTGTTCGAGCAAAACCGCCGAAAATATCGAATAAAATCCCACAATAATGGCAATAATCGGATGCCAGATGCGCAGTCTCAATAAGATATGCGAGGTTGGCGACATATCCTGGTTGAAGCCTTCCAGTAAGGATCTGGAGGGAAAGAGCGTATCACCCAGAGCCGTGATTGCTCCGCTAACACCTAAAATGAGAAGTCCAATAATACCGACTGAAACGAGAACCGTGGCCATTGATCGTTTCCATTCAATGGCCTTGCCACCAGTTACCCACCAGGCTGTCATGGCGAGTGAAGCCAGGAGCAGAAAGGTATTGACCAGGTGGACCGACAAATATGCCGCCCGCATCATGGAGGTATTTCCCGCCACCAGCTTGAACAAAACCAGTCCGGCACCGATTAAGGCTTCGGCAAATATAAAAAAGAGCGAAAGCGTGGCCCCGGTTCGGGCAATGTGTTTTTTCGGAAAGGCACGAAAAACCCAAATACTCAGCGCAACGACCACAATGAGCGCCACACCGCTCGTCGTTCGATGGGCAAACTCAATCAGAGTTTCAATCTCTTTGGCCCTTGGGAAAACTTCTCCGTTACACAACGGCCAGTGATTGCCACAACCAGCCCCAGAACCAGTCGCCCGGACATAGGCACCCCATAAAATGACACCAATGTTATAGACCAGGACGAACCAGGCAAATTGAATTAAACGCGTAGGCTTTTGATTAGTCATATGTTTTGGGCTGAGGGCTTGGGGCCATAAGCGCCAGGATAAGGAAACAAAGCCCCATCTGGACAAGGGGGGACAAGCGGACAAGGGGACAAGGAGAAAAAATATTCTCCCGCTCCCACCGTCGGGAGGATCTCCTTGTCTCCTTGTCTCCTTGTCTCAAACAGGCTCACATTTTCTTATCCTGGCGCTTATGGGACTTGGGGTTTGGGGCTGAGGGCTTGGGGCTTTTCAAGGCTAAATGGCTGGAAAACAGGTACTTCCCTTAGCCCCAAGCCCCATACCCTCAGCCCAAATTGAAAAGGGGCGAACATTGAATAAGTGATGCTGGTCAAGCTTGCGCCTGTCCAGACGACTCACCGCTCCCGTTCACCCCTGCAATTCCGTTTTTTGATGGTTTTAAGACTATGGGGTCATCTTATCGATGACCATCACACAAAACAAAATCGAAATATAAATGACCGATGCCTTCATCACTCGTCGGGCATCTTGCCCGGTACCGGTCTTATTCAAAATCAGAACACTGCGCAAGAAATACCCCCCTAACACCACGGCAGCGACGGCGTAGAAAATTCCCGTCAGGTGCATCAGGGTTGGTGCCAGCGTCAACGGCAGCAGAATCAGGGTATTCCACAAAATCTGGCGTTTGGTGCGTTTTCCATCGGGCTCAACCACGGGCAGCATTTTAATTGCCGCCCGGCTGTAGTCTTCACGGTACATCCAGGCAATGGCCAGAAAATGCGGATATTGCCAGAAGAACATAATGGCAAATAAGGCCCAGGCTTCCGGTGAGAGTTCTCCAGACGCGGCCACCCAGCCAATTAATGGCGGAACGGCACCTGGAAAAGCCCCAATCAGGGTTGAAATCGTTGATTTGGTCTTGAGGGGAGTATAAATGCCGACATATCCGATGGCGGTCAGGGCGCCAAGCCACGCGGTGAGTTCATTGACCGCAAAATACAAATACCATTCGGCCACGATTGCCAGGGCGAGCCCCACCACCAGGGCTTCAGTTTCAGAGACTTTTCGAGTGGGAAGTGGACGATGGAGGGTGCGTTTCATCAAGCCGTCCAGATTTCGTTCCAGGTATTGATTCAGCGTCGAAATACCAGATGAAAGCAGGGCGACGGCGCACAGGGTGTGCAGCATGAGCACATAATCAACTGGCCCACGCGTACCGAGCAGATACCCGAAGGTGGCAATTAAGACAACTTCAAAAGTAATCCGTGGCTTGGTGAGTTCAAGATAGGCTTTGGCTTTGCGGAGTCCGTAAATCAAGGTGCTGCGTACCGCTGGGAGCTCTTCAGTTGGAATAGTGGGGACAACGGTTTCAATCATTCCACAAAGCCTCTACCTTGGCAAATAGTCCAGGTGGCGCGAGAAGTAGTCAATGAAGGTGAAGAAAAACAAGATTGCCACGAAAAAGAAACTCGACGCTACAAAAACCTTGGTGAGCGTGGTGCTGTATTTGACGTGCATAAAAAACAACACGATCAGGACCATTTTTGTGGTGGCAACCGCCAGGGCAAGCGGGGCATTCCAGGATCCCAGGTCAAAGGTCGCAATCCAGACAGTGATCCCGGTCAAGACCATCAAGGCTCCAAAGACACTCAGATATGTTTTCAGCGGAACGACATGTCCAGCCATATTTTTTCCTCAAATTCAAAGAGTTTAAACACCGGAGGGAAAGCAGGAATGAAAAATGAGGAGCTTATGATTGGTACAATGCACCCTCATCCCTCATCCCTCATCCCTCATCCCTCATTCTTTAATGTCCGCCGCCTTTGTAGTGCAACCCGGTCAAGTATAAAAGCGGGAACAGAAACACCCACACGATGTCAACAAAGTGCCAGTACAACCCGGCCATTTCCACCGGCGTGCTGTACTCCGGTGAAAACGTGTCTTTCCAGGACATGTACAAAATGGTAGCCAAAATTCCCATTCCCACCACCATGTGGAGGGCGTGAATTCCGGTCATACAAAAGTACAGGAAGTGAAAGACCGGCTCAGTGGCGTCAACCCCACCGTTCGGCAACTGGTTGTAGACGAAATTTAATCCCGGCACTTTATGGTGATGATAGTGCTCGGTGTATTCAATCGCCTTAATTCCCATAAAGGCGGCGCCAAGGATCATGGTCAAAACCAGAAATCCCATCAACTTGCCTTTGTGGCCTTCCTGAGCAGCGTGAACAGCCAATGCCATTGTTAAACTGCTGCAAATCAGCACGATGGTATTGGTTAGTCCGAGTTTGATTCCCAGTTCATAGCTGCCAATCACAAATGTGTCGTGGTGGTAGAACCGGAACAAGGAATACGCCAGGAATAATCCCCCAAACAAGAGCACTTCGGTGGCCAGAAACGACCACATCCCCAGTGTGGCTGATTCATGCTGCTGTTCGGCGTCAGCAAAGTGGTGTAAGACAGCAAGTGAATTTGAATGAGTTGACACGGTTTAGTCTCCTGTGGCACCGGTTTCGGATGGCATTCGATATCCAGGCATTGGATCCTGGCCCGGAGCAAGCTGTGGCTCTTCACCCATTGGATGCAATGGATAGTTGTATGCATCTTCGGTCACAACTGGGGTCTCAGCAAAATTGTCCCACGGTGGCGGGGAAGCAACGGTCCATTCCAACCCCTTTGCATTCCACGGGTTGTCCACAACCGGACCGTATTTCAATGACCAGAACAGATAAAACAGCGGCAGAATGTACCCAATCGCCAGAATGGTTGAGCCGGCAGTTGAGAGGACATTCCACACCTGGAATTCCGGAGCGTAGATGTAGTACCGACGGGGCATTCCGAGATATCCCACCACAAACTGTGGGAAGAAGGTCAGGATAAACCCGATAAACACAATCAGGGCGCTCAACCGGCCCCAGCCTTCCGGGTACATTCGGCCAAACATCTTTGGCCACCAGTAATGCAGACCGCCAAAGTAGGCCATCACCGCACCACCGACCATCACAAAATGGAAGTGGGCAATCACAAAGTAGGTGTCGTGCAGATGTTGATCCAACCCCATTGACGCCAGGAACAATCCGGTCAAGCCACCAATGATAAACAGCCCGATAAACCCGATGGCATAGAGCATTGGGGTGTCAAAGGCAATTGAGCCTTTATAGAGGGTCGCCGTCCAGTTAAAAACCTTCACGCCGGATGGAACCGCCACAAAGTAAGTGATAAACGAGAAGACCATTCCAGCATAGACCGACATGGTGGACACAAACATATGGTGTCCCCACACCAGAAAGCCAAAGATCGCGATCATCATGGATGACACGGCAATAAATTTGTACCCAAAGGGTTTTTTGCGCGCAAACGCCGCGATCAATTCGCTCACCACGCCCAGACTCGGCAAAATCATGATATAGACCGCCGGGTGGGAGTAAAACCAGAACATGTGCTGGAACAATACCGGGTCACCGCCCAGGGCCGGATCAAAAATCCCGATCCCGGCAAAGCGTTCGGCGGCCAGCAAGACCATTGAAATGGCCAGGACCGGCGTCGCCAGAATCTGGATCAGGCTGGTGGCATACAGTGCCCACACAAACAATGGCATGCGAAACCAGGTCATTCCCGGCGCCCGCATCTTGTGGGTGGTCACAATAAAATTCAGCCCGGTCAGAATTGACGAAAATCCAAGGACAAAGACCCCGAGCGTCGCCGCAATCACGTTGGTGTTGCTGTATTTGGTGCTATAGGGCGTATAGAGCGTCCACCCCGTGTCCAACCCGCCAACCATGATGATCCACAGGACATAAATCGCCCCGATGATAAAGATGTACCAGCTCAGCAGGTTGATCTTGGGAAAGGCCAGATCCTTGGCCCCGATCATCAACGGCAGCAGAAAGTTTCCGAGCGTCGCCGGAATTGACGGAATCAGGAAGAAAAAGATCATCACCACCCCGTGCATGGTGAAAATCTTGTTGTAGGTATCACCTTTTAAAAACTCTCCGTGGGGCGTGAGCAATTGCAACCGGATCAGGAAGGCAAAGAAACCGCCCAGGAAGAACATCAGGGTGATGGAAACCAGATACAGCAGGCCGATGCGCTTATGGTCGGTCGTGAGCAACCACGACTTCCAGCCAAAGCCTTCATTTAAATAATGTTTTTCAGGAAATTTCACTGTTGCAGCAGGTGTCATAGCGATTCCTCACACCTCATTCCTTCTTTGATGGTTGTGTCTTTGACGACTGGGGGGCTTTGGGAGCTTCAGCGGCACTGGTTGGAGCTTTCGGGGCTGGAACACCCGTGGCAGGGGTCTGATTGGCCTGCCCAGCTTTATATGGCAATGAACCATCCGGATTGCCCCCTGCCGGATAGGGTTGAACCCCAGTTGGGTTCGACACTGGCGGCATCTGGTCAAAACCACTGCCCATGGCCCGAATGTAGGCTACCAGGAGCTGGATTTCCTCTTCAGTGAGCTGCCCCTCATAGCTCGGCATGATATTGGCATACCCGGCGGCAATCTTGGCGTTTGGCTTGTAAATTGACTCACGAATGTAGTTTTCGTCCACGATCACCTGTTCACCGCTTTCAAGCGTGATCGGCTTCCGATAGAGATTGTTCAAATACGGTGCTCGCGCCTGCGCATTGCCGGTGTGGCACGCATTGCAGGCCAGTTTGTTGAACAACTCCTGGCCCCGAATGGCCATGGATCCTTGTGAGTTTGAGATAAGCCATTTTTCATAGTCCTGCGGCTCCATCACGATCACGCTGCCAATCATTCCCGCGTGTTCAGTCCCGCAATATTGGGAACAGAACAAATGAAAGGTGCCCGTTTTGGTGGCTTCAAAC includes:
- a CDS encoding ATP-binding cassette domain-containing protein, whose protein sequence is MKKEVTPLVDRQGATKAALQLFGKYGKPYYGTFFMAFICLLLAGTIALMFPYFVGRLLDSAFTLKDTRELNRTLLFLVGMLTVQSLFSFGRTYFLVYIGERLVADLRRDLFDHLLKLSLSFYSNQRIGELTSRVSSDITLIQSGTTLNLAEALRQLIVFTGGVTLMCITNFRMTMTLLVIIPFLVGAAAFFGRGIRRISTRVQDQVAEASAILDEAIANIRIVQSFVREEFEVSRYKKHIESSLGHALRRALARGGFSAFIVFILFNGIVLLLWFSLQQVVAGKMTLGQITSFFLYTSVVGTALGAFTELYGEFNQTLGASQRVVELFQTIPEIKDAPDARQVSPVQGLVEFRNVAFAYPTRPDVTVLQNLNITANSGEIIALVGPSGAGKTTVISLLPRFFDVNAGSILVDGIPVTQWKLKELRTNIGIVPQETTLFSGTIRENIAYGRLEATSEEIEQAAQASNAHDFIMSFPDGYETVVGERGVKLSGGQRQRIAIARALLKNPRILILDEATSSLDSESEGLVQDALETLMEGRTTFVIAHRLSTVRRADRILVLNEGRIVESGSHQELIEQNGLYQKLYTMQFRDDSPTTDVLASV
- a CDS encoding COX15/CtaA family protein, whose translation is MTNQKPTRLIQFAWFVLVYNIGVILWGAYVRATGSGAGCGNHWPLCNGEVFPRAKEIETLIEFAHRTTSGVALIVVVALSIWVFRAFPKKHIARTGATLSLFFIFAEALIGAGLVLFKLVAGNTSMMRAAYLSVHLVNTFLLLASLAMTAWWVTGGKAIEWKRSMATVLVSVGIIGLLILGVSGAITALGDTLFPSRSLLEGFNQDMSPTSHILLRLRIWHPIIAIIVGFYSIFSAVLLEQLVKTKAVKRLGQLLIGLVMIQFVAGVINVALLAPIWLQMVHLLFADMLWVTFVLMGTAALSDTPIATADSQSLEHIENGLVGA
- the cyoE gene encoding protoheme IX farnesyltransferase — encoded protein: MIETVVPTIPTEELPAVRSTLIYGLRKAKAYLELTKPRITFEVVLIATFGYLLGTRGPVDYVLMLHTLCAVALLSSGISTLNQYLERNLDGLMKRTLHRPLPTRKVSETEALVVGLALAIVAEWYLYFAVNELTAWLGALTAIGYVGIYTPLKTKSTISTLIGAFPGAVPPLIGWVAASGELSPEAWALFAIMFFWQYPHFLAIAWMYREDYSRAAIKMLPVVEPDGKRTKRQILWNTLILLPLTLAPTLMHLTGIFYAVAAVVLGGYFLRSVLILNKTGTGQDARRVMKASVIYISILFCVMVIDKMTP
- a CDS encoding cytochrome C oxidase subunit IV family protein; this encodes MAGHVVPLKTYLSVFGALMVLTGITVWIATFDLGSWNAPLALAVATTKMVLIVLFFMHVKYSTTLTKVFVASSFFFVAILFFFTFIDYFSRHLDYLPR
- a CDS encoding cytochrome c oxidase subunit 3 codes for the protein MWSFLATEVLLFGGLFLAYSLFRFYHHDTFVIGSYELGIKLGLTNTIVLICSSLTMALAVHAAQEGHKGKLMGFLVLTMILGAAFMGIKAIEYTEHYHHHKVPGLNFVYNQLPNGGVDATEPVFHFLYFCMTGIHALHMVVGMGILATILYMSWKDTFSPEYSTPVEMAGLYWHFVDIVWVFLFPLLYLTGLHYKGGGH
- a CDS encoding cbb3-type cytochrome c oxidase subunit I; the protein is MTPAATVKFPEKHYLNEGFGWKSWLLTTDHKRIGLLYLVSITLMFFLGGFFAFLIRLQLLTPHGEFLKGDTYNKIFTMHGVVMIFFFLIPSIPATLGNFLLPLMIGAKDLAFPKINLLSWYIFIIGAIYVLWIIMVGGLDTGWTLYTPYSTKYSNTNVIAATLGVFVLGFSSILTGLNFIVTTHKMRAPGMTWFRMPLFVWALYATSLIQILATPVLAISMVLLAAERFAGIGIFDPALGGDPVLFQHMFWFYSHPAVYIMILPSLGVVSELIAAFARKKPFGYKFIAVSSMMIAIFGFLVWGHHMFVSTMSVYAGMVFSFITYFVAVPSGVKVFNWTATLYKGSIAFDTPMLYAIGFIGLFIIGGLTGLFLASMGLDQHLHDTYFVIAHFHFVMVGGAVMAYFGGLHYWWPKMFGRMYPEGWGRLSALIVFIGFILTFFPQFVVGYLGMPRRYYIYAPEFQVWNVLSTAGSTILAIGYILPLFYLFWSLKYGPVVDNPWNAKGLEWTVASPPPWDNFAETPVVTEDAYNYPLHPMGEEPQLAPGQDPMPGYRMPSETGATGD
- the coxB gene encoding cytochrome c oxidase subunit II: MLAVCGGVGLTIMICITVFAIKYRRRYEGQLAIETHESPWAEWGWTIVPFFVFMVMFYWSAIIFFKHTTIPKNTLDVYVTGKQWMWKFQHLDGQREINQLHVPLGRPVRLVMSSEDVIHSFFVPAFRIHMDVLPKKTSYTWFEATKTGTFHLFCSQYCGTEHAGMIGSVIVMEPQDYEKWLISNSQGSMAIRGQELFNKLACNACHTGNAQARAPYLNNLYRKPITLESGEQVIVDENYIRESIYKPNAKIAAGYANIMPSYEGQLTEEEIQLLVAYIRAMGSGFDQMPPVSNPTGVQPYPAGGNPDGSLPYKAGQANQTPATGVPAPKAPTSAAEAPKAPQSSKTQPSKKE